Proteins found in one Litoribrevibacter albus genomic segment:
- a CDS encoding putative bifunctional diguanylate cyclase/phosphodiesterase, producing MHFSFVANIALSAACLVWIAVSAYYLFFSTRQLPKLTRKISIALAVHGTLIAALSLSSLLSLPQFSNYFQIQSEVPQMISGILALSLGFLSISWFLPKVLPSYSQREYELETSLSDTTSHLKSLYSLSQQGVMLVYADSFEIQQANTEAKRVLHLVNRGGDQLALPKAMRDYLANWLKHGRSSSILSLPSNHGIVTLNLDITSFAMEKSPVLLVQFKDIETLPDSHRPSVEHEHSFEVQLIERFDELLNIQAGNGTELVTQLANRLANFSLFDYVAFLETDNKAQTTSFRMISELGQQTQQVLAKNSFEERMLDPQSGIQLYSRVSELKLPTEITDVIEPHSSLTVVNLDDQLSQQFTLILFTRKTSKLNSAVLALVEQLRTQICYRINQLSQSNIQKQNALLQKQLTTIIESSANAIILTNTNFMIEYVNPKLCETSGFDEQQLIGRPFSQLCPIEDNPLIHRSIRDHVKANQPWYGEVVQRDRQGHLRWSNLQLSFMHDEQGEVSHYIMHLEDRTELYLAQDEINQLTHFDPLTNLPNRNLLTLRMKSAIEENKSKNIMALMYLDLDGFKHINDSLGHQSGDRLLKQIAERLTEHLTPDDTLARLGGDEFAILIPNVLAKGSIVNLVNSVLETISLPTIISDNSVVLTGSIGITLFPQDAQTVEELQKNADLAMYQAKKEQGNSYHIYTPELNTQAVKRLDMEHRLRKAIQNEELDVHFQPQVDITTGEVVGAEALVRWTDPERGPISPVQFIPLAEETGLIAELGNWVLHQSCAYCREFMAHVTGPFKVAINLSAYQFKRSDQLIQELESALYNHTLPPECIELELTESMLMENVQSTKETLRQLHDKGITLAIDDFGTGYSSLAYLKEFPIDKLKIDRSFIKDVNRSQDDAAITTAVIAMAHKLGLTVLAEGVENSSQLQFLINHNCNYMQGFYFSKPLPADEFIDLLCKDERTPDLLKGLQ from the coding sequence ATGCACTTTAGTTTTGTTGCAAATATTGCATTATCAGCAGCCTGCCTGGTTTGGATTGCTGTAAGCGCATACTATTTATTCTTTAGCACTCGGCAACTTCCAAAGTTAACCCGAAAAATCAGCATTGCACTGGCTGTTCACGGTACATTAATCGCCGCCTTATCATTATCCAGCCTACTCTCACTTCCACAGTTCAGTAACTATTTCCAAATTCAGAGCGAAGTTCCACAAATGATTTCTGGAATTTTAGCCCTGTCACTCGGTTTTTTATCTATCAGTTGGTTCTTGCCCAAGGTTCTACCTAGTTATTCACAGCGTGAGTATGAACTGGAAACGTCTCTTTCAGACACTACAAGCCACCTGAAGTCCCTCTATTCTTTGTCTCAACAAGGTGTGATGTTAGTTTACGCCGACAGCTTTGAGATCCAGCAAGCAAACACAGAAGCAAAGCGTGTGCTGCATTTGGTTAATCGAGGGGGCGATCAACTGGCCTTACCTAAAGCCATGCGGGATTACCTTGCCAACTGGCTCAAACACGGTCGGTCGTCGAGCATTCTGAGCCTACCAAGCAACCACGGCATAGTGACTCTGAATTTGGACATCACGTCCTTTGCGATGGAAAAGTCACCAGTGTTATTAGTGCAGTTTAAAGACATTGAAACGCTGCCAGACAGCCATCGTCCATCTGTTGAGCATGAGCACTCCTTTGAAGTTCAGCTGATCGAACGCTTCGATGAACTGCTCAATATTCAAGCTGGCAATGGTACAGAACTGGTGACTCAACTGGCTAATCGACTGGCAAATTTCAGCCTGTTTGATTACGTGGCGTTCTTAGAAACCGACAACAAAGCTCAGACCACTTCCTTCAGAATGATCTCCGAGCTGGGTCAACAAACACAACAGGTTCTAGCCAAGAACAGCTTCGAAGAACGTATGCTTGACCCACAGAGCGGCATACAACTCTACAGCCGAGTTTCCGAACTGAAGTTACCCACAGAAATTACAGACGTAATCGAACCACACAGCTCGCTGACCGTTGTGAATCTTGATGATCAATTGAGTCAACAATTCACACTGATTCTGTTCACCCGAAAGACCAGCAAACTCAACAGTGCCGTTCTTGCTCTTGTGGAACAATTACGAACTCAAATTTGTTACCGGATTAACCAGCTCAGCCAAAGCAATATTCAGAAACAGAACGCTCTGCTCCAGAAGCAGCTGACGACCATCATTGAGTCCAGCGCTAATGCGATCATTCTGACCAACACCAATTTCATGATCGAATACGTCAATCCCAAGCTCTGTGAAACCAGTGGTTTTGATGAACAACAACTCATTGGTCGCCCTTTCAGCCAGTTATGTCCGATTGAAGATAATCCGTTAATCCACAGAAGCATTCGTGATCATGTTAAAGCCAACCAACCTTGGTATGGCGAGGTTGTGCAACGTGACCGCCAAGGTCATCTGCGCTGGAGCAACCTCCAACTGTCCTTCATGCACGATGAGCAAGGCGAGGTATCTCACTACATCATGCATCTGGAAGACAGAACCGAACTTTATCTGGCACAGGATGAGATCAATCAGCTCACCCACTTTGATCCACTGACGAATCTTCCGAACCGAAATCTGTTAACGTTACGAATGAAATCGGCGATTGAAGAGAATAAATCGAAGAACATCATGGCCTTGATGTATCTTGATCTGGACGGTTTCAAACACATCAATGACTCATTGGGTCATCAAAGCGGTGACCGCCTGCTGAAACAAATTGCCGAACGCTTAACTGAACATCTGACACCCGACGATACGTTAGCTCGATTAGGCGGCGATGAATTCGCCATTCTCATTCCGAATGTGTTAGCTAAAGGGTCGATCGTTAATCTGGTGAACAGCGTACTGGAAACAATTTCACTGCCCACCATCATCAGTGATAACTCCGTGGTGCTGACGGGCAGTATCGGTATTACGTTATTCCCGCAAGATGCTCAGACGGTAGAAGAGCTGCAAAAGAATGCCGACCTTGCGATGTACCAGGCTAAAAAAGAGCAAGGCAACTCTTACCATATTTACACACCGGAGTTGAACACTCAGGCTGTTAAACGCTTGGATATGGAACACCGTCTTCGTAAAGCGATACAAAATGAAGAACTGGATGTTCACTTCCAGCCTCAAGTCGATATTACTACTGGTGAGGTGGTCGGCGCGGAAGCGCTTGTTCGCTGGACCGACCCTGAACGCGGTCCGATTTCCCCGGTTCAGTTCATTCCACTTGCAGAAGAAACCGGATTGATTGCCGAGTTAGGAAACTGGGTACTGCATCAATCGTGCGCTTATTGCCGCGAGTTCATGGCCCATGTTACCGGGCCATTCAAAGTTGCGATCAATCTCAGCGCATATCAATTTAAACGATCGGATCAATTGATCCAGGAACTGGAATCCGCGTTGTACAACCATACCTTACCGCCTGAGTGCATTGAGCTGGAATTAACCGAAAGTATGTTGATGGAAAACGTACAGTCCACCAAAGAAACTCTCAGACAGCTTCATGACAAAGGCATCACCCTAGCGATTGATGACTTTGGTACAGGCTATTCTTCACTGGCGTATCTAAAAGAATTCCCTATCGATAAACTGAAAATCGATCGATCCTTCATCAAAGATGTTAATCGCAGCCAGGACGATGCAGCGATCACCACAGCCGTTATCGCGATGGCGCACAAGCTCGGACTCACCGTTCTTGCCGAAGGCGTTGAAAACAGCAGTCAATTGCAATTCCTGATCAACCACAACTGTAATTACATGCAAGGCTTCTATTTCAGTAAGCCATTGCCTGCCGATGAGTTCATCGACCTTTTATGTAAAGACGAGCGTACCCCAGACCTTTTAAAAGGGTTACAATAA
- a CDS encoding imelysin family protein, which produces MNKTLLLGASIALASLTGCNSTPTKDVSEQTVLDNYSDIAFAVYSDSLETAKALKSATDALVANPSEETLQNAKDAWKAARVPYQQSEVFRFGNSVVDDWEGDLNAWPLDEGLIDYVAASYNRNASNLEEGEEVDQSAIYSVITNNSLDIDNDGSVDTAEISASLIASLHELRGGEANVSRGYHAVEFLLWGQDLNGTNAGAGNRPFTDYVNGEACTNGTVKAAAEICVRRGQYLTTAMDMMIEDLESMVAEWNPEADANYRATLVTEGQTGIKKVLTGIGELAGGELAGERMRVALVANDPEDEHDCFSDNTHYSHYYDIKGIQNVYLGRYVRVNGDVVEGPSVNSLIASKNTDVAKKLEAQIETARIAVEGLVTSAESETNPQTFDQLIASGNKEGNKIVQDSINSLLLVTEVTEAAAKEIGITEL; this is translated from the coding sequence ATGAACAAGACTCTTTTGCTGGGTGCAAGCATTGCGCTGGCGAGCTTAACTGGCTGTAACAGTACTCCAACCAAAGACGTGTCTGAGCAAACGGTTTTAGATAACTATTCAGATATCGCATTTGCTGTCTACAGTGACTCGTTAGAAACAGCGAAAGCATTGAAGTCTGCAACGGATGCATTGGTTGCAAACCCTTCAGAAGAAACATTGCAGAACGCAAAGGACGCCTGGAAAGCGGCTCGTGTTCCTTATCAGCAAAGTGAAGTATTCCGTTTTGGTAACTCTGTGGTTGATGACTGGGAAGGCGATTTAAACGCTTGGCCATTGGATGAAGGTTTGATCGACTATGTAGCGGCTAGCTATAACCGAAATGCATCTAACCTTGAGGAAGGCGAAGAAGTAGATCAGTCTGCGATTTATTCCGTTATTACCAATAATTCGCTGGATATTGATAACGATGGCTCAGTTGATACTGCTGAAATTTCGGCTTCTTTGATCGCTAGTCTGCATGAACTTCGTGGTGGTGAAGCTAACGTATCCCGTGGATATCATGCTGTTGAGTTTCTACTTTGGGGGCAAGATTTAAACGGTACAAATGCAGGTGCCGGTAACCGTCCTTTCACTGACTACGTAAATGGTGAAGCTTGTACGAATGGTACTGTGAAAGCAGCCGCTGAGATTTGTGTGCGTCGAGGTCAGTACCTGACGACAGCTATGGATATGATGATCGAAGACCTTGAGTCTATGGTTGCAGAATGGAACCCAGAGGCAGACGCAAACTATCGTGCAACTTTGGTCACTGAAGGTCAGACTGGCATTAAGAAAGTATTGACCGGTATTGGTGAATTGGCTGGTGGTGAGTTGGCTGGTGAGCGTATGCGTGTGGCGTTAGTGGCGAATGACCCGGAAGACGAGCACGACTGTTTCAGCGACAACACACATTACTCTCACTACTACGACATCAAGGGTATTCAGAATGTTTACCTGGGGCGTTATGTTCGAGTAAATGGTGATGTGGTTGAAGGTCCGTCTGTAAATTCATTGATTGCTAGCAAAAATACTGATGTTGCTAAGAAGCTGGAAGCCCAAATCGAAACGGCTCGAATTGCGGTTGAAGGTCTGGTGACTTCTGCAGAAAGCGAGACGAATCCTCAAACGTTCGACCAATTGATTGCTTCAGGTAATAAAGAAGGTAACAAGATCGTTCAGGATTCAATTAATAGCTTGTTGTTAGTTACAGAAGTGACTGAAGCTGCTGCGAAAGAAATCGGAATCACTGAACTGTAA